The following are encoded in a window of Mycobacterium vicinigordonae genomic DNA:
- the kdpB gene encoding potassium-transporting ATPase subunit KdpB — MLWKSTPNALRKLNPQTLWRNPVMFIVELGAIWATVLAIIGPTWFAWMIVIWLWLTVLFANLAEAVAEGRGKAQAETLRRAKTQTMARRLKNWEPGSSVAEEQIAAPMLQQGDIVVVEAGEVIPGDGDVVEGIASVDESAITGESAPVIRESGGDRCAVTGGTTVLSDRIVVKVTQKPGESFIDRMIALVEGANRQKTPNEIALNILLAALTIIFVFAVATLQPLAIFAKANNPGVADTQALNANGVSAIVMVSLLVCLIPTTIGALLSAIGIAGMDRLVQRNVLAMSGRAVEAAGDVNTLLLDKTGTITLGNRQAAAFIPLDGVSPDELADAAQLSSLSDETPEGRSVVIFAKRNFGLRARTPGELAQAQWVAFSASTRMSGVDLDGHSLRKGAASSVAEWVRAQGGTVPHQLGDIVDGIAAGGGTPLVVGETRDGAAAVLGVIHLKDVVKQGMRERFEEMRRMGIRTVMITGDNPLTAKAIADEAGVDDFLAEATPEDKLALIKREQQGGKLVAMTGDGTNDAPALAQADVGVAMNTGTSAAKEAGNMVDLDSDPTKLIEIVEIGKQLLITRGALTTFSIANDIAKYFAIIPAMFVALFPGLDVLNVMRLHSPQSAILSAVIFNAVVIILLIPLSLRGVRYTPSSASKLLSRNLYIYGLGGIVAPFIGIKLIDLVIQFVPGMS; from the coding sequence ATGCTGTGGAAGTCGACACCCAATGCGCTGCGCAAGCTGAATCCGCAGACGCTGTGGCGCAATCCGGTGATGTTCATCGTCGAACTCGGTGCCATCTGGGCCACCGTGCTGGCGATCATCGGCCCCACCTGGTTCGCGTGGATGATCGTGATTTGGCTATGGCTGACAGTGCTGTTCGCCAACCTGGCCGAGGCGGTGGCCGAAGGCCGCGGCAAAGCGCAGGCCGAGACGCTGCGCCGCGCCAAGACCCAGACCATGGCGCGCCGACTCAAGAACTGGGAACCCGGCAGCTCCGTCGCGGAGGAACAGATTGCGGCGCCAATGCTGCAACAAGGCGACATCGTCGTGGTCGAAGCCGGCGAGGTGATCCCGGGCGACGGCGACGTGGTGGAGGGCATCGCCTCGGTGGACGAATCGGCGATCACCGGCGAGTCGGCACCGGTGATCCGCGAATCGGGCGGTGACCGTTGCGCGGTCACCGGCGGCACCACGGTACTGAGTGACCGGATCGTGGTGAAAGTGACTCAGAAGCCTGGAGAGAGCTTCATCGACCGGATGATCGCCCTTGTCGAGGGCGCTAACCGGCAGAAAACTCCCAACGAGATCGCGCTGAACATCCTGCTAGCCGCGTTGACGATCATCTTCGTCTTCGCGGTGGCGACGCTGCAGCCGTTGGCGATCTTCGCCAAGGCGAACAATCCGGGTGTGGCGGATACCCAGGCGCTCAACGCAAATGGCGTCTCCGCAATCGTCATGGTGTCGCTGCTGGTATGCCTGATTCCCACCACAATCGGGGCGCTGCTGTCGGCCATCGGCATCGCGGGGATGGACCGGTTGGTGCAGCGCAACGTGCTCGCGATGTCGGGCCGCGCGGTGGAAGCCGCGGGCGACGTGAACACCCTGTTGCTGGACAAGACGGGCACCATCACCCTGGGCAACCGACAGGCCGCCGCCTTCATCCCCCTCGACGGCGTCTCCCCGGACGAACTGGCCGACGCCGCGCAGTTGTCCAGCCTGTCCGACGAAACCCCGGAAGGACGCTCCGTCGTCATCTTCGCCAAGCGAAACTTCGGACTGCGCGCCCGCACACCCGGCGAACTCGCGCAAGCGCAGTGGGTGGCATTCTCTGCCTCCACCCGGATGTCCGGTGTTGACCTGGACGGACACTCGCTGCGCAAGGGGGCGGCCAGCTCGGTCGCGGAATGGGTACGGGCACAGGGTGGTACGGTGCCGCACCAGCTCGGCGACATCGTCGACGGGATCGCCGCCGGCGGTGGTACGCCCCTGGTGGTCGGCGAGACCCGCGACGGCGCGGCCGCGGTTCTGGGTGTCATCCATCTCAAAGACGTCGTCAAGCAAGGCATGCGGGAGCGCTTCGAGGAGATGCGGCGAATGGGGATCCGCACGGTGATGATCACCGGCGACAACCCGTTGACCGCCAAGGCTATTGCCGACGAGGCCGGTGTCGACGACTTCCTCGCCGAAGCCACGCCCGAAGACAAGCTCGCACTGATCAAACGCGAACAGCAGGGTGGCAAGCTGGTGGCGATGACCGGCGACGGCACCAACGACGCGCCGGCACTGGCCCAGGCCGACGTCGGGGTCGCCATGAACACGGGCACCTCGGCGGCCAAAGAGGCCGGCAACATGGTGGATCTGGACTCCGACCCCACCAAGCTCATCGAGATCGTGGAGATCGGCAAGCAGCTGCTGATCACCCGTGGCGCGCTCACGACATTCTCCATCGCCAACGACATCGCGAAGTATTTCGCGATCATCCCGGCGATGTTCGTCGCACTCTTTCCGGGCCTGGACGTACTCAACGTCATGCGGTTGCACAGCCCGCAGTCCGCGATCCTGTCGGCGGTGATCTTCAACGCTGTCGTCATCATCCTGCTGATCCCGCTGTCCTTGCGCGGCGTGCGCTACACGCCGAGCAGCGCCTCAAAGTTGTTGAGCCGCAACCTCTACATCTACGGGCTCGGCGGCATCGTCGCGCCGTTCATCGGAATCAAGTTGATCGACCTCGTTATCCAATTCGTCCCCGGGATGTCCTGA
- a CDS encoding potassium-transporting ATPase subunit C, which translates to MKFSSFLRVHWAALRALLVLTAITGLGYPLFIWLVALLPGLHDNAEGSILSAHGAAVASELIGQQFTDKDGNPLPQYFQSRPSAAGAGYDPLSSSASNLGPESIVDTPADPVLLAAGKSPSDAGFKPSLLTQVCTRSVAIGHLEGVDGSRPFCTGGGVGAVLSVIGPRDERGNVVHPTHVVSVNEPCQTTSAPFQTIFEGVRVECAKYGEDYSAGQIVPIRGAAAANPAVPADAVTASGSGLDPDISTTYADLQVARVAKARNITADQVRAVIRDNQEGRELGFLGEPGVNVLRANLELDRRYPVSR; encoded by the coding sequence ATGAAATTCTCCAGTTTCCTCCGCGTGCACTGGGCCGCGTTGCGCGCGCTGCTGGTGTTGACCGCGATCACCGGCCTGGGCTACCCGCTGTTCATCTGGCTGGTCGCACTGCTCCCGGGACTGCACGACAACGCCGAAGGGTCGATCCTGAGCGCCCACGGCGCAGCGGTTGCCAGCGAGTTGATCGGGCAGCAATTCACCGACAAGGACGGCAACCCGCTGCCGCAGTACTTTCAGAGCCGCCCCTCGGCCGCGGGCGCCGGATACGACCCGCTCTCCTCGAGTGCAAGCAACCTCGGGCCGGAGAGCATCGTCGACACACCTGCGGACCCTGTACTGCTGGCTGCGGGCAAATCCCCTTCCGATGCCGGCTTCAAGCCGAGCCTGCTGACCCAGGTGTGCACACGCAGTGTCGCGATCGGCCATCTGGAGGGCGTGGATGGCTCCCGTCCGTTCTGCACCGGCGGCGGGGTGGGCGCGGTGCTGTCGGTGATCGGGCCCCGCGACGAACGCGGAAACGTCGTGCACCCCACCCACGTCGTCAGCGTCAACGAGCCCTGCCAGACCACGTCGGCACCGTTCCAAACCATCTTCGAAGGCGTGCGGGTCGAGTGCGCCAAGTATGGCGAGGACTACTCGGCCGGCCAGATCGTTCCGATCCGTGGCGCCGCAGCTGCCAACCCAGCCGTGCCCGCCGATGCGGTCACCGCCAGCGGCAGCGGCCTGGACCCGGACATCTCCACAACCTATGCAGACCTGCAGGTCGCGCGGGTCGCGAAGGCCCGCAACATCACGGCCGACCAGGTGCGGGCCGTGATCCGCGACAACCAGGAAGGCCGGGAGCTTGGGTTCCTGGGCGAACCCGGGGTGAACGTACTGCGCGCCAACCTCGAGCTGGACCGCAGGTACCCGGTCAGCCGCTAA
- a CDS encoding sensor histidine kinase — translation MTGDRYTPRWYPRSLRRQLLLGVLAVVSVVLVAVGVVSVLTLRGYVTTMNDAEVAESLHAFSHAYARYRNGEHTSVHSGIPPLSQAVLEFTGQTPGNLIAVVRDGKVIASAVFSEDQPRAAPPDVVHAIEAQSWIDGPSRVETLGSLGPHQMDSRASGTDRLVVGVSLNIADAIIARKQLTTTALIATALLITAGLTAWVVGYALRPLSRVAATAAEVAVMPLADEDHQIRVRVRPEDTDPDNEVGIVGHTLNKLLDNVESALAYRVESDMRMRQFITDASHELRTPLAAIQGYAELTRQDSSDLPPTTEYALARIESEARRMASLVDELLLLSRLGEGQDLQTQELDFADLVINAVNDVAVAAPTHNWVKNLPDEPVWVNGDHARLHQLLSNLLTNAWVHTPPGVTVTTGITCRPASAQGLSVPYAELTVTDDGPDIDPEVLPHLFERFVRADKSRSNGSGHGLGLAIVNSIVKAHGGTVSAESANGITVFQVRLPMIDTPGSRNDLAAKHSGGGTANSDDGTT, via the coding sequence ATGACGGGGGACCGTTACACCCCGCGCTGGTATCCCCGTTCCCTTCGCCGCCAGCTACTGTTGGGTGTTCTCGCCGTCGTCTCCGTAGTCCTGGTGGCGGTCGGCGTCGTCTCGGTGCTCACCCTGCGCGGTTACGTCACCACCATGAACGACGCCGAAGTCGCCGAATCACTGCACGCCTTCAGCCATGCCTACGCCCGGTACCGCAACGGCGAACACACCTCGGTGCACAGCGGCATTCCGCCGCTGTCCCAAGCCGTGCTGGAATTCACCGGACAGACGCCGGGCAACCTCATCGCGGTGGTTCGCGACGGCAAGGTCATCGCCTCGGCCGTCTTCTCCGAGGACCAACCTCGCGCCGCGCCGCCCGACGTCGTCCACGCCATCGAGGCGCAGTCGTGGATCGACGGTCCGTCCCGGGTCGAAACGCTGGGCAGTCTGGGCCCCCACCAGATGGACAGCCGCGCCTCGGGAACGGATCGCTTGGTGGTTGGCGTTTCGCTGAACATCGCCGACGCGATCATCGCGCGTAAACAGCTCACCACCACCGCATTGATCGCGACCGCGCTACTGATCACAGCTGGATTGACGGCCTGGGTGGTGGGCTATGCGCTGCGCCCGCTGAGTCGGGTCGCCGCGACCGCCGCCGAGGTGGCAGTAATGCCGCTGGCCGACGAGGACCACCAGATCAGGGTCCGCGTCCGGCCCGAGGACACCGACCCGGACAACGAGGTCGGCATCGTCGGGCACACTCTGAACAAGTTGCTCGACAACGTCGAGAGCGCACTGGCCTACCGCGTTGAATCCGACATGCGGATGCGGCAGTTCATCACCGACGCCAGCCACGAGTTGCGCACCCCGCTGGCAGCTATCCAGGGCTACGCCGAGCTGACCCGTCAGGACAGTTCGGATCTACCGCCCACGACCGAGTACGCACTGGCACGCATCGAGTCCGAGGCGCGCCGGATGGCGTCACTGGTCGACGAACTGTTACTGCTGTCCCGCCTGGGTGAAGGCCAGGATCTGCAAACCCAGGAACTCGACTTCGCCGACCTGGTGATCAACGCGGTCAACGACGTCGCGGTCGCGGCGCCGACGCACAACTGGGTCAAGAATCTGCCCGACGAGCCGGTATGGGTCAACGGCGACCACGCCCGGCTGCACCAGCTGCTCAGCAACCTGCTCACCAACGCCTGGGTGCACACACCTCCGGGCGTCACGGTGACGACCGGGATCACCTGCCGTCCGGCATCTGCGCAGGGCCTGAGCGTGCCCTACGCGGAGCTGACCGTCACCGACGACGGGCCCGACATCGACCCCGAAGTCCTCCCCCACCTGTTCGAGCGGTTCGTTCGCGCCGACAAGTCACGCTCCAACGGATCCGGTCACGGCTTGGGGCTGGCCATCGTCAACTCGATCGTCAAGGCGCACGGCGGCACGGTGTCCGCCGAGTCGGCCAACGGCATCACGGTCTTTCAGGTCCGACTGCCCATGATCGACACACCCGGTTCGCGAAATGATTTGGCGGCCAAGCATTCTGGCGGGGGTACTGCGAATTCCGATGACGGCACAACGTGA
- a CDS encoding WXG100 family type VII secretion target: MATRFMTDPHSMRAMAGRFETHAQTVEDEARRMMASSQNISGAGWSGLAEATSMDTMTQMNQAFRNIVNMLHGVRDGLIRDANNYEQQEQASQQILSS, encoded by the coding sequence GTGGCAACTCGCTTTATGACTGACCCGCACTCGATGCGGGCCATGGCAGGCCGTTTTGAGACTCACGCCCAGACCGTCGAGGACGAGGCTCGCCGGATGATGGCGTCCTCGCAGAACATCTCCGGCGCCGGCTGGAGTGGTCTGGCCGAGGCCACCTCGATGGACACGATGACCCAGATGAACCAGGCCTTCCGCAACATCGTCAACATGCTGCACGGCGTTCGCGACGGACTCATCCGGGATGCCAACAACTACGAGCAGCAAGAGCAGGCCTCCCAGCAGATCCTCAGCAGCTAG
- a CDS encoding sensor histidine kinase: MMVDVSVSDHRPKRGELRIYLGAAPGVGKTFAMLGEAHRRLERGTDVVAAVVETHGRAKTAEMLHGIEMLPPRYIEYRGASFPELDVPAVLARRPQVVLVDELAHTNTPGSKNPKRWQDVEELLDAGITVISTVNIQHLESLNDVVAQITGIEQKETIPDSIVRQAAQVELIDITPEALRRRLSHGNVYTSERVDAALTNYFRRGNLTALRELALLWLADQVDTALAKYRAENKITDTWEARERVVVAVTGGPESETLVRRASRIASKSSAELMVVHVLRGDGLVGLSEARISKLRELASSLDASLHTVLGDDVPSALLDFARQINATQLVIGTSRRPRWARIFDEGIGPSILERSGKIDVHLVTHEESRRGVRTTPASPPTRRVASWLAAVLIPSMICGITVSELDRFLNNGGESALFFIGVLLVGLLGGVAPAILSAVLSGLLLNYFLIAPRHSFTISEPNSAVTELVLLLIAVAVAVLVDGAAKRAREARLASQEAELLTLFAGSVLRGADPQTLLERVRETYAQRAVVMVRERGGDRQVVAVVGKDPCTTVDSADTAIEVGDDEFWMLLAGRKLSARDRRVLGAVAKQAAGLVRQRELSEEASRAEAIVRADDLRRSLLSAVSHDLRTPLAAAKVAVSSLRAADVAFSPEDTAELLATTEESIDQLTALVGNLLDSSRLAAGVVHPEPRRVYLEEAVQRALVSIGRGTTGFVRSAIDRVKVDVGDAVVLADAGLLERVLANLIDNALRYATDSVVRVNAGRVGDRVLINVIDEGPGIPPGAEEEIFGAFQRLGDHDNNTGVGLGMSVARGFVEAMGGVIAASDTPGGGLTVVVDLPAPPENLR; the protein is encoded by the coding sequence ATGATGGTCGACGTGAGCGTCAGCGACCACCGTCCCAAACGCGGCGAGCTGCGCATCTATCTCGGTGCGGCGCCGGGGGTGGGCAAGACCTTCGCGATGCTGGGCGAGGCGCACCGACGCCTGGAACGCGGGACCGACGTGGTGGCCGCTGTGGTCGAGACACACGGGCGGGCGAAAACCGCTGAAATGCTGCACGGCATCGAGATGCTACCGCCGCGCTACATCGAATACCGCGGTGCCAGTTTCCCCGAACTGGACGTTCCCGCAGTGCTCGCCCGCCGTCCACAGGTGGTCCTGGTCGACGAACTCGCACACACCAACACCCCCGGCAGCAAGAACCCCAAGCGCTGGCAGGACGTGGAGGAGCTGCTCGACGCCGGGATCACCGTGATCTCCACCGTGAACATCCAGCACCTGGAGAGCTTGAACGACGTCGTCGCCCAAATCACCGGCATTGAACAGAAGGAAACCATTCCGGATTCCATCGTCCGGCAGGCCGCCCAGGTCGAGCTGATCGATATCACCCCAGAAGCTTTGCGGCGCAGGCTATCCCACGGAAACGTATATACGTCCGAACGAGTCGATGCCGCACTGACCAACTACTTCCGACGCGGAAACCTCACCGCGTTGCGGGAACTAGCGCTGCTATGGCTGGCCGACCAGGTGGACACCGCGCTGGCAAAGTATCGCGCGGAGAACAAGATCACCGATACGTGGGAAGCGCGCGAGCGTGTCGTCGTGGCAGTCACCGGCGGTCCCGAATCGGAAACACTGGTGCGACGCGCGTCTCGGATCGCGTCCAAATCCAGTGCCGAACTCATGGTGGTGCACGTGCTGCGTGGCGACGGCCTGGTCGGCCTCTCCGAAGCCCGGATAAGCAAGCTGCGTGAGCTGGCCAGCAGCCTGGACGCCTCACTGCACACCGTGCTGGGCGACGACGTGCCGTCCGCGCTGCTCGATTTCGCCCGACAGATCAACGCAACTCAGCTCGTGATCGGAACCTCCCGCCGTCCTCGCTGGGCGCGGATCTTCGACGAGGGCATCGGCCCGTCGATCTTGGAGCGCTCCGGAAAGATCGACGTGCACCTGGTGACGCACGAGGAATCGCGGCGGGGTGTCCGCACCACGCCGGCCTCACCGCCGACCCGGCGTGTCGCATCCTGGCTGGCCGCCGTCCTCATCCCGTCCATGATCTGCGGAATCACCGTCAGCGAACTGGACCGATTTCTGAATAACGGCGGTGAGAGCGCCTTGTTCTTTATCGGGGTCCTGTTGGTGGGCCTGCTGGGAGGCGTTGCGCCAGCGATACTTTCGGCGGTGCTGTCCGGGCTACTGCTGAACTACTTCCTGATCGCCCCTCGACACAGTTTCACCATTTCCGAGCCAAATAGCGCCGTCACCGAACTGGTGCTGTTGTTGATCGCGGTGGCGGTCGCTGTTCTGGTCGACGGTGCGGCCAAACGGGCCCGCGAAGCCCGGCTAGCTTCTCAAGAAGCCGAGTTGTTGACACTGTTCGCCGGATCAGTGCTGCGCGGGGCGGACCCGCAGACGTTGTTGGAGCGGGTGCGCGAGACCTACGCGCAGCGTGCGGTCGTCATGGTGCGCGAGCGGGGTGGCGACCGCCAGGTCGTCGCGGTTGTCGGTAAAGATCCCTGCACCACAGTCGATTCCGCCGACACGGCGATCGAGGTCGGCGACGACGAATTCTGGATGCTGCTAGCCGGGCGCAAACTGTCGGCACGGGACAGGCGGGTGCTGGGTGCGGTCGCCAAGCAGGCCGCCGGCCTGGTCCGGCAGCGCGAACTGAGCGAAGAGGCCAGCCGCGCCGAGGCGATCGTGCGCGCCGACGACCTCAGGCGGTCGCTGCTGTCGGCGGTCAGCCACGATCTGCGCACCCCGTTGGCAGCGGCCAAGGTCGCGGTGTCCAGCCTGCGCGCCGCCGACGTCGCCTTCTCGCCCGAAGACACCGCCGAATTGCTAGCCACCACTGAGGAATCCATCGATCAGCTGACCGCCTTGGTGGGTAACCTGCTTGACTCGTCGCGACTCGCCGCCGGCGTCGTGCACCCGGAACCGCGCCGCGTGTACCTGGAGGAAGCGGTGCAGCGAGCACTCGTCAGCATCGGCAGAGGTACAACCGGATTCGTCCGATCCGCGATCGATCGCGTGAAGGTCGACGTGGGCGACGCGGTGGTGCTGGCCGACGCCGGGCTGCTAGAGCGCGTGTTGGCCAACCTGATCGACAACGCGCTGCGCTACGCGACAGACAGCGTGGTCCGCGTCAACGCCGGGCGGGTGGGTGATCGAGTGTTGATCAACGTCATCGACGAAGGACCAGGCATCCCCCCGGGCGCCGAGGAGGAGATCTTCGGTGCCTTTCAGCGGCTCGGCGATCACGACAACAACACCGGGGTGGGCCTGGGGATGTCGGTGGCACGCGGGTTCGTCGAGGCCATGGGCGGCGTGATCGCCGCCAGCGACACGCCGGGCGGCGGGCTGACCGTGGTGGTGGATCTGCCTGCGCCACCGGAGAACCTCCGATGA
- a CDS encoding response regulator transcription factor, giving the protein MTSMTSYARSQRPRQAILGQLPRINRADGSPIRVLLVDDEPALTNLVKMALHYEGWDVEIAHNGREAIAKFDRINPDVLVLDIMLPDVDGLQILQRVRESDSYTPTLFLTARDSVMDRVTGLTAGADDYMTKPFSLEELVARLRGLLRRSSHLAPPADESLKVGDLKLDAASREVTRGGTPMSLSSTEFELLRFLMRNPRRALSRTEILDRVWNYDFAGRTSIVDLYISYLRKKIDADREPMIHTVRGIGYMLRPPE; this is encoded by the coding sequence ATGACGTCAATGACGAGTTACGCGCGTAGTCAACGTCCCCGCCAGGCGATTTTGGGGCAACTCCCCCGGATTAATCGTGCCGACGGCTCACCTATCCGAGTGTTGCTGGTCGACGACGAACCGGCCCTGACCAACCTGGTCAAGATGGCGCTGCACTACGAGGGATGGGACGTCGAGATCGCCCACAACGGGCGCGAAGCTATCGCCAAGTTCGACCGGATCAATCCCGACGTGCTGGTACTCGACATCATGCTGCCCGACGTCGACGGCCTGCAGATCCTGCAGCGGGTCCGCGAATCGGACTCATACACCCCAACCCTCTTCCTCACCGCCCGCGACTCGGTGATGGACCGGGTGACCGGCCTGACCGCCGGCGCTGACGACTACATGACCAAGCCGTTCAGCCTCGAGGAGCTGGTCGCGCGCTTGCGCGGGCTACTGCGCCGCTCCAGCCATCTGGCACCGCCGGCCGACGAGTCCCTCAAGGTCGGCGACCTCAAGCTGGACGCGGCCAGTCGGGAGGTGACCCGCGGAGGCACCCCGATGTCGCTGTCGTCGACCGAATTCGAATTGCTGCGATTCCTGATGCGCAACCCGCGACGCGCGCTGAGCCGAACCGAGATCCTCGACCGGGTGTGGAACTACGACTTCGCGGGCCGCACCAGCATCGTCGACCTGTACATTTCGTATCTGAGGAAGAAAATCGACGCCGACCGGGAACCAATGATTCACACGGTCCGCGGAATTGGGTACATGCTCCGACCACCGGAATGA
- the kdpA gene encoding potassium-transporting ATPase subunit KdpA: MSTTTAGIIFLVVLVVALALVHVPLGDYMYRVYSSEKDLRTESWIYRLIGVDSRAEQTWGAYARSVLAFSSISILFLFSLQLVQGKLPLHLHDPATPMTPGLAWNTAVSFVTNTNWQAYSGESTQGHLVQMAGLAVQNFVSAAVGMAVAVALVRGFVRKRTGDLGNFWVDLVRGTLRILLPLAVLGAVALVAGGSIQNFHLHDQVVTALNGTQQTITGGPVASQEAIKELGTNGGGFYNANSAHPFENPAAWTNWLETFLLLVISFSLPRTFGRMVGNKKQGYAIASVMATLYAISVSLTLWFQSQHHGTVPTAIGGAMEGVEQRFGVADSAVFAASTTLSSTGAVDSFHDSYTSLGGLMTMFNMQLGEVAPGGTGSGLYGMLILAIITVFVAGLMVGRTPEYLSKKITPREIKLAAGYFLVTPLIVLTGTAVAMALPGERAGMLNTGPHGLSEVLYAFTSAANNNGSAFAGITVNTNWYNTALGLAMVFGRFLPIVLVLALAGSLAKQGSTPESVGTLPTHRPQFVGMVAGVTLILVALTFLPMLALGPLAEGIH, from the coding sequence GTGAGTACAACCACTGCGGGGATAATCTTCCTCGTTGTCCTCGTCGTTGCGCTGGCCTTGGTGCACGTGCCTCTCGGCGACTACATGTACCGGGTCTACTCCTCGGAGAAAGATCTGCGCACGGAGTCGTGGATCTACCGGCTCATCGGTGTCGATTCCCGTGCGGAACAGACGTGGGGCGCCTATGCCCGCAGCGTGCTGGCGTTCTCCTCGATCAGCATCCTGTTCTTGTTCAGTTTGCAGCTCGTCCAGGGCAAGCTTCCACTGCACCTACATGATCCCGCTACCCCGATGACCCCTGGGCTGGCGTGGAACACCGCGGTCAGCTTCGTCACCAACACCAACTGGCAGGCCTACTCGGGCGAATCAACGCAAGGCCACCTGGTGCAGATGGCCGGTCTGGCAGTGCAGAACTTCGTCTCTGCCGCGGTGGGAATGGCGGTCGCGGTCGCGCTGGTGCGTGGCTTCGTCCGCAAACGCACCGGCGATCTGGGCAATTTCTGGGTGGATCTCGTCCGCGGCACCCTTCGCATCCTGCTGCCGCTGGCGGTGCTCGGCGCCGTTGCGCTGGTGGCGGGCGGGTCGATCCAGAACTTCCACCTGCACGATCAGGTGGTCACCGCCCTCAACGGCACTCAGCAGACCATCACCGGTGGCCCGGTGGCCAGCCAGGAAGCCATCAAGGAACTCGGCACCAACGGTGGCGGGTTCTACAACGCGAACTCTGCGCACCCGTTCGAGAACCCGGCGGCGTGGACCAATTGGCTGGAGACGTTCCTGCTGCTGGTGATCAGCTTCTCGTTGCCGCGCACCTTCGGACGGATGGTTGGCAACAAGAAGCAGGGCTATGCCATCGCGTCCGTCATGGCGACGCTGTATGCGATCAGCGTGTCGCTCACCTTGTGGTTCCAGTCGCAGCATCACGGCACCGTGCCCACGGCGATCGGCGGTGCAATGGAAGGCGTCGAGCAGCGGTTCGGCGTCGCGGACTCCGCGGTGTTCGCCGCGTCCACGACACTGAGCTCCACCGGTGCCGTCGACTCTTTCCACGACTCCTACACCAGCCTCGGCGGGCTGATGACGATGTTCAACATGCAACTCGGTGAGGTCGCGCCCGGCGGTACGGGGTCGGGCCTGTACGGCATGCTGATCCTGGCGATCATCACCGTTTTCGTCGCCGGCTTGATGGTCGGGCGTACCCCTGAATACCTGAGCAAGAAGATCACCCCGCGTGAAATCAAGCTGGCCGCAGGATATTTCCTTGTCACACCGCTGATCGTGCTGACCGGGACCGCGGTTGCGATGGCCCTGCCCGGTGAACGCGCCGGCATGCTCAATACCGGGCCACACGGGTTGTCGGAGGTGCTGTACGCGTTCACCTCGGCGGCGAACAACAACGGCTCGGCATTTGCCGGAATCACCGTCAACACGAACTGGTACAACACCGCCCTAGGTCTGGCAATGGTATTCGGCAGATTCCTGCCGATCGTGTTGGTGCTGGCTCTGGCCGGCTCGCTGGCCAAGCAAGGCTCCACACCGGAGTCGGTGGGCACCCTGCCCACCCACCGCCCTCAATTCGTCGGGATGGTTGCCGGCGTCACGTTGATACTCGTTGCCCTGACCTTCCTACCCATGCTTGCGCTTGGACCCCTCGCTGAAGGAATCCATTGA
- a CDS encoding WXG100 family type VII secretion target, with protein MTINYQFGDVDAHGALIRAQAANLEAEHQAIVRDVLAAGDFWGGAGSVACQEFITQLGRNFQVIYEQANAHGQKVQSAGSNMAQTDSAVGSSWA; from the coding sequence ATGACGATCAATTACCAGTTCGGCGATGTCGACGCCCACGGTGCGCTCATCCGCGCGCAGGCCGCCAACTTGGAGGCCGAGCACCAGGCCATCGTTCGCGATGTGCTGGCTGCCGGTGACTTCTGGGGCGGCGCCGGTTCGGTGGCTTGCCAAGAGTTCATCACCCAGTTGGGTCGCAACTTCCAGGTGATCTACGAGCAGGCCAACGCTCACGGCCAGAAGGTGCAGTCCGCCGGCAGCAACATGGCGCAGACCGACAGCGCCGTCGGGTCCAGCTGGGCCTGA
- a CDS encoding potassium-transporting ATPase subunit F, whose protein sequence is MNYENAVGLALSVLTALYLAAALLFPERF, encoded by the coding sequence GTGAACTACGAAAACGCGGTCGGCTTGGCGCTTTCCGTCCTCACAGCGCTGTATCTGGCTGCCGCCCTTTTGTTTCCGGAAAGGTTCTAG